Proteins co-encoded in one Sus scrofa isolate TJ Tabasco breed Duroc chromosome 14, Sscrofa11.1, whole genome shotgun sequence genomic window:
- the ZNF518A gene encoding zinc finger protein 518A, giving the protein MPSEQKHLFFDEKQNTLKKDYDVKNEIVDTVRSVLKPKISESHFHYELKNVKIVLPRINIPNEVLLKHEVDKYRKLFQHKPQTARKSISIKTVNCIEECVLLHKSERVEEGIKMSAKILNFNCLKCRDSTRYSPNDLQKHFQMWHHGELPSYPCEMCSFSANDFQVFKQHRRTHRITLVKCDICNNENLYTLLDLTKHFSSTHCVNGNFQCEKCEFSTQDVGTFVQHIHRHNEVLYKCDKCHYICLTKGELQKHLHIHSGTFPFTCQYCSYGATRREHLIRHVITLHKEHLYAKEKLEKDKYEKRMAKTSTGLKLILKRYKIGASRKTFWKRKKINNGSDRSIEKNTQVLKKVNKTQAKSEDQSRLVQEHINEEKDERLYCENNDKPAESESEKPTLLSTGQCNRAEEGSNSTTGFLKTALQGPTVLMVKNNRITIPANYSAKFMGFKMVDGKQHIVIKLLPTSKQNLYLPGSQSGATRHSTANLQPQTLDTTAFLTGVTTELNDTIYMKASTPFSCSSPIRSGKVTSEKEVALLSQTSNMLPTMDDEKSVSSLPTTSELITASVNLTTKVETRDNVDLWGSHIAQCHPEVSGTAIKSPDKVTCTVKPNPYSSGDMHNYCINYVNSELPVESSNQGSLPFHNYSKVNNSNKRRRFSGTATCENPQKESSLSKTVVQQPISESVLSLVRKESSNPDSLLASISLLNTKDGTLKTQAEMEEQCVLEKGQNIDGQNLYTNENQNLESLTEKPKWDDISSDESPMMPRITSVFSLQSQQASEFLPPEVNQLLQEVLKAKPDVKQDSSNTPSKDLRLHCDQSFQKHEREDKIVECSKDLKGQGLFPVPSCSMGINGPTNDPNLKCGGKEKQMLSMSQDVRDSEKTPRISGFGTLLKTQSDAIITQQLVKDKLRATTQNLGSLYMQSPLLNSEPKKALFVQTPRGFFVPLHIANKPGLHASGKPLPLVNTQGVPASLLLNKKPGMILTFNNGKLEGVSAVKTESAQACGTTTKEPCRPPILKVEPSSNCLTPALCSSIGSCLSMKSSSENTLSLKGPYIIKTPASSSVKAVPTPNTVSEHQGTKLNISDSVKQQNKIFPKPPLYTLLPDGKQAVFLKCVMPNKTELLKPKLVQNSTYYKNIQPKKPEGTPQKILLKIFNPVLNVTAANNLSVSNSASSASSSQKDNVPSHPATGGEQKEPESSRDALPFLLDDMMPANEIVITSTATCPESSEEPVCITDHSEARVLRRKTNCTIERCVNKKKTLKKNFSRIKTHLRSKDSETAFVSRNRNCKRKCRDSYQEPPRKKALHRKCKEKAKPEDISESFGYSKPRLSKDSVRTLRLFPFSSKQLVKCPRRNQPVVVLNHPDADAPEVVNVMKTIAKFNGRVLKVSLSKRTINALLKPVCCNSSKTICDDFPKRHKTFKPVSSVKERFVLKLTLKKTSKNNYQIVKTTSENVLKAKFNCWFCGRVFDNQDTWAGHGQRHLMEATRDWNMLE; this is encoded by the coding sequence ATGCCATCTGaacagaaacatttattttttgatgaaaagcagaatactttaaaaaaagattatgatgTGAAAAATGAGATAGTTGATACTGTCAGATCAGTACTTAAGCCAAAAATTTCAGAAAGTCATTTTCATTATGaactaaaaaatgtgaaaattgttTTGCCCAGGATAAATATTCCAAATGAAGTTCTGTTGAAACATGAAGTTgacaaatacagaaaattatttcAGCATAAACCACAGACTGCAAGAAAATCTATCAGTATAAAGACTGTAAACTGTATAGAGGAGTGTGTGTTGCTCCATAAGTCTGAGAGAGTCGAAGAAGGTATAAAAATGTCTGCAAAAATACTCAATTTCAACTGTTTAAAGTGCCGAGATAGCACTCGATATAGCCCAAATGATTTGCAGAAACACTTTCAAATGTGGCACCATGGTGAATTACCTTCATATCCTTGTGAAATGTGCAGTTTTTCAGCAAATGACTTCCAGGTATTTAAACAACACAGACGAACCCATAGAATCACTTTAGTAAAGTGTGATATTTGTAACAATGAGAATTTATATACTTTATTAGACTTGACGAAGCATTTTTCATCCACACATTGTGTAAATGGTAATTTTCAATGTGAAAAGTGTGAATTTTCTACCCAGGATGTTGGTACATTTGTTCAGCACATTCATAGACATAATGAAGTCCtttataaatgtgataaatgccATTATATATGTTTAACCAAAGGAGAGCTTCAGAAGCACCTTCATATTCATTCTGGTACGTTTCCCTTCACTTGTCAATATTGTAGCTATGGTGCCACCAGGAGAGAGCACCTTATAAGACATGTTATAACTTTGCACAAAGAACATttatatgcaaaagaaaaactggaaaaagacaaatatgaaaagAGGATGGCAAAGACTTCAACAGGACTTAAGTTGATACTGAAAAGATACAAAATAGGTGCATCAAGGAAGACATTCTGGAAACGTAAGAAAATCAACAATGGCAGTGACAGAAGTATAGAAAAAAACACTCAAGTGcttaaaaaagtgaacaaaacacaGGCTAAATCTGAAGACCAGAGCCGTCTTGTTCAAGAacatataaatgaagaaaaggacGAAAGACTATACTGTGAGAATAATGATAAACCTGCTGAGTCAGAGTCAGAAAAGCCAACTCTTCTGTCTACTGGACAGTGTAACAGAGCTGAAGAGGGATCAAATTCTACTACAGGTTTCTTGAAGACTGCCCTTCAAGGACCTACAGTGTTAAtggtaaaaaataatagaataacaaTTCCTGCTAACTACAGTGCTAAATTTATGGGTTTTAAGATGGTGGATGGAAAAcaacatattgtaataaaattgTTGCCTACCAGTAAACAGAATTTATATTTACCAGGCTCACAGTCAGGTGCCACAAGGCACAGTACTGCAAATTTGCAGCCTCAGACTTTGGACACCACTGCATTTTTAACAGGAGTAACAACGGAGTtaaatgataccatttatatgaagGCATCTACTCCATTTTCATGTTCATCTCCTATACGTTCAGGGAAAGTAACTTCAGAAAAAGAAGTGGCTTTGCTATCTCAAACAAGTAATATGCTTCCAACAATGGATGATGAAAAAAGTGTATCTTCTTTGCCAACAACATCAGAATTGATTACAGCATCAGTGAATTTAACCACAAAAGTGGAAACAAGAGATAATGTTGACTTATGGGGAAGTCATATTGCTCAGTGTCACCCTGAGGTATCAGGTACTGCCATTAAAAGTCCAGATAAAGTTACCTGTACTGTCAAACCAAATCCATACAGCAGTGGAGATATGCATAACTATTGCATTAATTATGTCAACTCTGAGTTACCTGTTGAATCTTCGAACCAAGGATCATTACCTTTTCATAATTACTCGAAAGTTAATAATTCTAATAAACGTCGTCGGTTTTCAGGAACAGCAACATGTGAAAACCCTCAAAAAGAATCTTCATTAAGCAAGACAGTTGTTCAACAACCAATAAGCGAGTCAGTTTTATCACTAGTGAGGAAGGAGAGCTCAAATCCAGATAGCCTGTTAGCATCTATTAGTCTTTTAAATACTAAAGATGGAACTTTAAAAACACAAGCTGAAATGGAAGAACAGTGTGTTttagaaaaaggacaaaacattGATGGACAGAACCTGTACactaatgaaaatcaaaatttagAGAGCTTGACTGAAAAACCTAAATGGGATGACATCTCTAGTGATGAGTCACCGATGATGCCTAGAATCacatctgttttctctctccagaGCCAACAGGCATCAGAATTTTTGCCCCCTGAAGTAAACCAGTTACTTCAAGAAGTATTAAAAGCAAAACCTGATGTGAAACAAGACTCTAGCAACACTCCAAGTAAAGACCTGAGACTTCATTGCGACCAGTCATTTCAGAAACACgagagagaagataaaatagTCGAATGTTCAAAAGACTTGAAAGGACAAGGCCTCTTCCCAGTTCCATCCTGTAGTATGGGGATTAATGGACCTACAAACGATCCAAATTTAAAATgtggtggaaaagaaaaacaaatgctgtcAATGTCACAAGATGTGAGAGATTCAGAGAAGACGCCTAGAATTTCTGGGTTTGGCACATTACTTAAGACACAGTCAGATGCAATAATTACACAGCAGCTTGTAAAAGACAAACTGCGAGCCACTACACAAAATTTAGGTTCTTTATATATGCAGAGTCCACTTCTAAATTCAGAGCCAAAAAAGGCTTTATTTGTTCAGACTCCAAGAGGCTTTTTTGTTCCATTGCACATTGCTAACAAGCCTGGATTACATGCTTCAGGAAAACCACTTCCTTTGGTTAATACACAAGGTGTTCCTGCTTCTCTTCTCTTAAACAAGAAACCTGGGATGATCTTAACATTTAATAACGGGAAACTTGAAGGTGTTTCTGCTGTCAAAACTGAGAGTGCTCAAGCTTGTGGAACTACAACTAAAGAGCCTTGCAGACCACCTATTTTAAAGGTAGAACCAAGCAGTAATTGTCTGACCCCTGCACTTTGTTCCAGCATTGGCAGCTGTTTGAGCATGAAAAGTAGCTCAGAAAATACCCTGTCATTAAAAGGTCCTTACATTATTAAAACGCCAGCAAGTTCCTCAGTGAAAGCTGTTCCTACCCCTAATACAGTATCTGAGCATCAGGGCACTAAGTTGAATATCTCAGATTCAGTAAAACAGCAGAACAAAATTTTCCCAAAACCACCTCTTTACACCCTTTTGCCTGATGGCAAACAAGctgtttttttaaagtgtgtgatGCCAAATAAGACTGAGCTGCTTAAGCCTAAATTAGTCCAAAATAGtacttattataaaaatatacagcCAAAGAAACCTGAAGGAACACcacaaaaaatattgctgaaaatTTTTAACCCTGTTTTAAATGTGACTGCTGCTAATAATCTGTCAGTAAGCAACTCTGCATCCTCTGCATCCTCATCGCAGAAAGATAATGTACCATCTCATCCAGCTACAGGAGGAGAGCAGAAAGAGCCAGAATCTTCTAGAGATGCCTTACCCTTCTTACTAGATGATATGATGCCAGCAAATGAAATTGTGATAACTTCTACTGCAACATGCCCAGAATCTTCTGAGGAACCAGTATGTATCACTGACCATTCAGAAGCCAGGGTATTAAGACGTAAAACTAATTGTACAATTGAGAGATGcgtcaataagaaaaagactttgaaaaaaaatttttcaagaatAAAAACTCATTTAAGGAGTAAAGATTCTGAAACTGCCTTTGTATCTAGAAACAGAAACTGTAAACGAAAGTGTAGAGATAGTTACCAAGAACCTCCAAGAAAAAAAGCATTGCACAGAAAgtgtaaagaaaaagcaaagcctGAAGATATCAGTGAATCATTTGGATATAGCAAACCTAGGCTTTCAAAAGATTCAGTCAGAACTTTGCGGCTTTTCCCCTTTAGTTCCAAACAACTTGTGAAATGTCCTAGGAGAAACCAACCAGTGGTAGTTTTGAATCATCCTGATGCAGATGCACCAGAAGTAGTAAATGTAATGAAAACTATTGCTAAATTTAATGGACGTGTACTTAAGGTTTCATTGTCAAAAAGAACTATCAATGCTTTACTGAAACCAGTTTGTTGTAACTCTTCTAAAACAATTTGTGATGATTTCCCCAAGAGGCACAAAACATTTAAACCTGTTAGTTCTGTGAAAGAAAGATTTGTGCTAAAATTAACtctcaaaaaaacaagcaaaaacaattaTCAGATTGTGAAAACTACCTCTGAAAACGTTTTGAAAGCTAAATTTAACTGTTGGTTTTGTGGTCGAGTATTTGACAATCAGGATACTTGGGCTGGTCATGGGCAGAGACATTTAATGGAAGCTACTCGTGATTGGAATATGTTAGAATAA